Below is a genomic region from Zea mays cultivar B73 chromosome 9, Zm-B73-REFERENCE-NAM-5.0, whole genome shotgun sequence.
CTTCCCCTATAAAAATAAAGGGTTACgtcgattgagaacccccgaacacatttcAATCGAACACCAACTTTATTTGCCTTTCCTACCCTAGGAGTTGATGTAACGTAGCTTTAGTTGTAgctttccgcatatccacctACACCCTTATTGAACTTTATGTCGTCTAgatctgtctttggtggcctgctGACCCCAAGACGACCCTGTGATCTCAACCTAAGGTCCCTACCTTTCTAGTTATATGCTAAGAGGGCGAATCTATTTAGGCCGACTCAAATTTCTTATTCGTAGATGACTCTACATCGTCTGGGAACGCctcgggtgacctgtcgacccggagcaccCTAAGGTTTCTTCCCTAGAGGCGGGATCTAGGTCCTACGAAGAAAAGAAGACGACCTCGTGtcatcgcagatcgttcggcctaGAGCGAGGACCGTCCGGACAACGCGCATAGAAGACCCGCTCTTGCAGcaagatcgcggaccgtccgacccgaaGCCACGGACAGTCCACGCCGCTGCAGTAAGGACCGCCAGGCAACCCGACGACCCATCGCGGACCGCCGCATCGTCCACCTTGCAGAGTCGAATCCAAGGTATTGCTCATCACGAGAAGGCCCTAGAGTTCGTTGTTGTTTGGTCCCAATAGATGGTGGACATCATAGAAGTTGTGTCCCTCCTCTTGATAACCATCTTAGCCTCTTAGGTACATCAAGTGATCATCCTTTTAGTTCCAAGTTTTTCTTTCAAAACCGCATCTGAGATAGTATTATTTGTCTTATATCTTATTTACTATCTCGCTCACTAAGGTCACGACCCTCCGTAGGCGAAACCTAGGTATCGTTTCTAAGGTTCAAACTCACTACGAGATCGTTGTAGTGATCGTTAACGTTTGGTCTAAAAAGATACCAATACCTATCTTATCATCGCCTCAAGAATATCTTGACACGACGATAAAAAAAGAGGGGCGAGGGGCCGGATGAGAGTAGATATCGAGCCACACATACCGCAGGAACCTGAGAGGGAGACGGCGAATCCGATGGAGACACGGTAGAAGACGAGACGACACCATCGGCGTTCTGTGATGGCAAGAGCAGGGCACGACCATATTCTGTGAGCAATAGATGGACTCGCGCGCGGCAGGGGCGGGCCCAATTCAATTCAAGGGTATTCAAATGAATACCCATTATTTTTTGCAAAGGAACTTtaatatatatacatgtatatagtGTATATGCatggaaaataaaaaataaatcaaATAAATAAAGGAATTCTGTTAATTTGGACTATTGTCGTGGACCATAAAGTGCAACAGAGCGACAAAGCACACCTCAGTATCTCACGAAAAAAAAAATCCTCAAATTTTATTATAGTCGCAACATGGCAGAGCCACCAGATACGCCAGCCACCAAGTCGTGGTCACATCTTACAGCCTCACGTGCCATGGAGACACCAGCACCTCCATTGAGAAATCGTGGCTTCGCGGCGCAGCTAGGTGCCTAGATTTGACCAACTAACTGTCATTGTGTTGCATCTGGCCTCGTTGTTGCGTCTTATGTCATTCGTCGTCCGAGGCTTCAATCCGCCGTTAGGGCGTCACCACGTACCAGGACAGACAACCAGGGGCAAGGTCGCATCGTGCCAATGACCAAGCCTACCCAGCTAGTGGTCACCCGACCTGGCCTCCCCTGCTTTGCTGCTTGCAGTATTGGGTTGCAGATGGGGCATTAGCGATTGGAAAATGCCAAAGAGGACAAGCAGCCATGCAGCAACTGAGCAACAACCAACATATGCATTTAGATTTAAATTTTTTGAAATAGTTGTATGAAATTTGAGATTAGTAGACTAGTTATTGAATCAGTTATGACCATAGCGTGTGTGCTTAATTTTAGGTTATACATATAATTAATTATATATGTCAATAGACATGTTTTAATCTTAAAAAAACCATTCTATAAAAAATTTCGAATACGCACGCTATAAATCCTGGGCCCGCCACTAGCGCGCGGCGCagataggggtgaaaacgggtagggtacccgaaacgggtaccggatacgggtactgattcgggaccatttttcggatacggatacgggtatttttatattcgggacggatacgggtaatacccggatagtacagcttcggattcgggtcggatacggaacgagtactacccggtaaatacccggatattcgggtcggatacgggtacccggaattcgggtacccgtttttcctttttctgcataataatatagttataaaatcataacttttacatatgaaatcggatgaagaaaaagtttatatgaaaattgtagagttcgaagagatctataactttgtagtacaacacatttttgtttaaatatatatttaggccaaaatcattgaaataatgtctaaatttatatcaaaataatagactttaacattttcatgtggggacttaagattatctccatgtgggaacttagaattatctttttataaactatttattaatattggtaacttattCGCAATTTCCGGTCGACactacaatatttttatgaatttaattgtattttgatgattttctacaataagaaattaataatacaccaaatagcctaaaaatcatgaatttttacggggacacaacatatattcacatatagttctcaaaaatatttggattataaaatccacaagatgttggtgtttcttccattccactcacacttattgcgtgagttacacgtgaaatcattttatgtatcgacgtttcaacataattaatatttcacttatcattttcatgtggtgacttgaggttttatttgaatataatgtttatttgttttggtaagctttttgcaattttgggtcaaaactagtatatttatgaattttaattatatttttgatgattttatgtagaaagaaattaataatgtacaaatagcctcagaaatctatgaaattatacgacggtacaacatatggccacatatagtcataaaaaataatgggaccataaaatccacaggatgtcaacgttttttctattttatttccacttattgcatgagttacacgtgaaatcattcTAAGTATccgagtttcaacataatcaatacttcatttTACCATTTTTATGTGGGAACTTTAGATTATCTTCTATTAAATGTTTATTAGTATTAATTTACTTGCAATTTTGTGGTCGAACAAGAATGTTTTATGATAACCAATTAATGCATTATCCGACAAGTATCCGATATCCGATCAAATAATATCCGTATCCATCACTTATCCGCCCGGATAAATATCCGGTCCCTGTatccgtatccgtcccgtttctaactatccgtatccgatcccgaatccgtttaaaatacattagggtaggatacaggatgagctactatccgtccgtatccgcccgttttcacccctaggcGCAGACACCTGCTACTTTCCGGAACAGTGCATCCAGGGCCACGGTACAACAAGCACACAGCACAAGTTGCCTCTTTCGGCCGGAGGCGGAGGGGGGGACCAGCAACTACTGCGCCTCGTCGTTGTCAGGCGCACCAGGCGCTGGCCAATATATATGGAGCGCGCATGGACGGACCGGCCGTCGCACAGGGCAGGAAGCCTACCAATTCTCTTCTTGTGTGATCTACTTTACAAAGCAGCTAAATTACTAATAATTTCCACACCAGACTGAACAGACCACCCGGACACACTCGCCAGCGCCCGCAAGACACGCGCAGTAGCCGGCTGATTGAGACGTTGCGGTGCGGACCGATCGGTACGGTGACCCGCCCGGCCCCTCTCCATCTTTTTTGCGCGACAGTGACTCGCGCGGGAGCTATCATCGATGCTGAGCATATGTCACCACCGGACCGGTTGCGTCCCGGTCTCGCTGCCGGCCGAAGGGAGGAGTCTCCCGTCGTCCTGTGCCGCCACGTCACGTCGCACCAAACTTGTCCTATATTTCCCTGTTTGGACTGGCCTGGGCGCCTGGCTAGCTGCGTTGCATCCATGCACGGTGGCCCGGCCTTCCCAAAATACTTTCTAGTTTCTAGTTCTCTTTTGTTGTAAATCACAAATCAGTCGTAACGAGATTTAAGAGAACAACAGTTATGACTTTATTGTAGGAAAGATTCTGTTTATATACATATAAAAGGGTGTATCTCCAAGAGATATATATCTTGAAGAGAATTTGTCGCATCCTTGGATTGGTCACAATATTTTGTAACATCTTTTACTGGCTATCCTCCTCCATGTGCACGTACCGCCAACCATCTCGTTCTCCGGTCTTTTGTCATGCATCTTTTAATTATATATCGCAGGAAATTAAAGTGGTTCCCTATATTTAGGGTTATAAAGATAAAACTTCCGTATACAACTCTGCCTGTATTTTTTTTAAGATTTGCAACACGAGGCAAACGGAAGTACAAATAGTCTGAACTAGAAACAAAGAGGAAGAcagcgcccgacccaggagccagAAGGCTAACCAGCATCGTACAGAATACCATTTCGTTCGCACTAGTTAGTAAAGTTTATTTATTCCGAGATAGGCTAAACTAATAGAGCTACAGCCTCCGAAGGACTCGATCGATTAGCAAATAGAAGAATACAGTGTCTCACTACCGAATCTCTGACTCTGACCCAAGAGAACTTGTATAGTAAGGAACTGCAGGTGCAGCAaactcgtccaccttcatttacTAGTGCTAATAAAAAGGATCTCCACTAATTCAGTATGCGCTTGATTGGTTTACTACGACCGCACGACCAGTCCCACGCGAGCTGGCCAGTCGTAAATGGGCTCAGAATGACGTATTTTGTATACACTCATGTAGCCACCGTTTCTCGTGTATAGACAATCAGACAGACGTTCGGTCATAGTCAACGCAACGGTACCGCCTTGATAAGTACACCAAGCTCAATTTCTGGTTTACATTACTGTCAGAAAAGGACGAGCTTTTTCAACTGCTGTGTACTTTTAGCGACGATGAGCCCATACGGTAGAGAAGTAGGGGGCAAATTGTGTATACACATACATACGCCACGCCAGCAACGGCTACTTGCGTACAGTTCTGCGCTGCGCATGATGAGATGGCTTTCCCTGCTTTACCCTGTACACATAACGCCACAGCCCGCGCCGTACAGGTGACTACTGCTCTGCTTGCTTACAGAGAATCACATTACAAGCCTCCCTCCCTCCCTACCGCTTATTCCTCCCTAATCAAACACAGTAAGTAATAATAAATCCTAAAATAACTAAGCACACGTAATACACATCACGGGCTAATTTAAAGCGAGCTAAGCCAGCAGAGAGACACGATCGAGTCCCGTGCTACTAGGACTAGGAGGTACTCCCGCTTCTCTTCTCCGAGATCCACTGCCTGTACTTGTCGAAGAACTCCTTGTTCTCCTTCTCCAGCTCCTTCCACACTGCAGGAAACATGCATGTATTAAGTCTACCAGATCGAACGACTGTTTCAGACGGAGATTCCTAGCTCGTCTCTGCTAATGAATGACCTGTGGAGGTGACCACGGGTTGGACGTCGGCGCGCTTCGCCAGCGCCTCCATGCACTCCTCCATGCTCATCCCGAACGTCATGCACCTCTCTATCAGGTGCTGCACCTGcatcatgcatgcatgcagcATGCAGAGACGGGTGTGACCTCAGTTCAGCAGAACTACAGGAACTGGCAACGAAACAGACGGGGTATTTAATTACCGTGTGGATATAAGAGGCGGGATCAGAGTCGTCTCCGGCTCCGGGAGCCATGGATCCTTCTGGGTTTTTTTTTGGCTCCGGATCCGGCAGTGCCCTGttgacctctctctctctctccttgtCTACTTCCTCCCGGAGCAGTTTCTCTACAGCTATAGGCTATGGCGATTAGCGAGCGCTGCCCGCAATCTGACTCCGTGCGTTGTGCTGTGTCTGTGTGGCGATAAGGCGTGCAGAGTCGACAGAGGAGGATCCTATATATACATGCG
It encodes:
- the LOC100282477 gene encoding plant-specific domain TIGR01589 family protein, yielding MAPGAGDDSDPASYIHTVQHLIERCMTFGMSMEECMEALAKRADVQPVVTSTVWKELEKENKEFFDKYRQWISEKRSGSTS